From Methanocalculus natronophilus, one genomic window encodes:
- the tnpA gene encoding IS200/IS605 family transposase, whose translation MDYRLDKGAHSVYALHYHLVQCVKYRRGVFVDDRYVDLLKTKIHSISETFGVEVTNIECSPDHFHMLFKAGPTLNLPKYINALKTISSREIRRNFPEVKQVLWRDAFWSRSYFLATTGQVTLDILKKYVDSQAEERDAVHKED comes from the coding sequence ATGGACTACCGATTAGATAAGGGCGCCCATTCGGTCTATGCTTTGCACTACCATTTGGTGCAGTGTGTCAAGTACCGGAGAGGAGTCTTTGTCGATGATCGGTATGTGGATCTCCTGAAGACCAAGATCCACAGCATCTCTGAAACCTTCGGGGTTGAAGTCACCAACATCGAGTGCAGCCCGGATCACTTCCATATGCTGTTCAAGGCGGGGCCGACGCTGAATCTCCCGAAGTACATCAACGCCCTGAAGACCATTTCCTCACGGGAGATCCGGCGGAACTTCCCCGAGGTCAAACAAGTGCTCTGGCGTGATGCCTTCTGGTCACGATCCTATTTCCTTGCAACCACCGGACAGGTCACGCTGGACATTTTGAAGAAGTATGTAGATAGCCAGGCGGAGGAACGAGATGCAGTTCACAAGGAGGATTAG
- a CDS encoding helix-hairpin-helix domain-containing protein codes for MQRKKHEATRSEDAVANVIGVILMVGLTAVAAFIVLASLTGSIGLVQKPSFIVADAAVLEDTNTEYIAVQHQGGDTVSLYGTDRASGRLAEITLAYGGAAPARAIADTPLTWRAGESVYLYTTITDGPRITRDSARAAALGVGFDGNTVDLVISDPVSEVIIAMMTLPVQGREARPGPGMVNINTASEKELQLIKNVGPVIAGRIIGDRPFASVDDLIRVTGIGETTLQQIKAQGIAYVGDTPQPAWVNINRASFADLTLIRHINEARAQQIIELRQESPFASVDDLTRIDGIGPGRLQDIKNLGIAIV; via the coding sequence ATGCAGAGGAAAAAACACGAAGCCACACGATCAGAGGACGCAGTTGCCAATGTCATAGGCGTCATCCTGATGGTCGGTCTCACGGCGGTTGCAGCCTTCATTGTCCTGGCCTCACTCACGGGCTCAATCGGCCTTGTGCAAAAACCCTCCTTCATTGTGGCAGATGCAGCTGTTCTCGAGGATACAAATACGGAATATATCGCAGTGCAGCACCAGGGGGGTGATACCGTCTCTCTGTATGGCACGGACAGGGCATCCGGCCGTCTCGCTGAGATCACTCTTGCATATGGAGGGGCAGCCCCGGCTCGGGCAATCGCAGACACGCCTCTTACCTGGAGAGCCGGCGAGTCCGTCTATCTCTATACGACAATAACAGATGGCCCAAGGATCACAAGGGACAGCGCCAGGGCCGCAGCGCTGGGTGTGGGATTTGATGGGAACACAGTTGATCTTGTCATCTCTGATCCCGTTTCAGAGGTCATAATTGCAATGATGACCCTTCCGGTACAGGGAAGAGAAGCACGGCCAGGCCCGGGCATGGTCAATATCAATACCGCATCAGAAAAAGAGCTCCAACTAATCAAAAATGTCGGTCCTGTTATTGCAGGTCGGATCATCGGTGACCGCCCCTTCGCCTCGGTTGATGACCTTATACGGGTCACTGGAATTGGAGAGACAACTCTCCAGCAAATCAAAGCCCAGGGGATCGCCTATGTCGGTGACACACCGCAGCCTGCATGGGTGAATATCAACAGAGCCTCATTTGCCGACCTCACATTGATCAGGCATATCAATGAGGCACGTGCCCAGCAGATAATCGAGCTCAGGCAGGAGAGTCCCTTCGCTTCGGTCGATGATCTCACCAGGATCGATGGTATCGGACCGGGGCGTCTCCAGGATATTAAAAACCTGGGGATTGCAATAGTATAA
- a CDS encoding AAA family ATPase: protein MRIKQVSCTNFKSFSDLSVDLDAYNILIGTNAAGKTNFIRILRFFRDIARHGLGNAISLQGGAEYIQNTRIPSDLPTRLGIVFENDLGVFRGVRDTNGNRHILTFNGIDYTFSLGTHEGGYHILDDRLHIWCSCRPEEGEGESRAGELVITHTSDGVFYELNTADDIRIDISEIIPPYLQSNTPKEGTLLIENPLMIPLPGFQRFFADIAIYDFDPRTPRKAIPLAGRSDLEEDGSNLTLVLKTILADPEKKRRFSNLMQDLLPFVRDVDVRKFMDSSIYFTVTERYGDDQTLPSSVISDGTVNVINLICALYFDERPFIVIEEPEKNIHPYLIGKVVSMFADAARNKQILITTHNPGVVRHADIEDILLISRDADGFSVISKPAYREEVRTFLKNEVGLEELYIQNLLGL from the coding sequence ATGCGGATTAAACAGGTGAGTTGCACAAATTTCAAGAGTTTCTCGGATCTGTCAGTGGATCTGGACGCATACAATATCCTGATTGGCACAAATGCCGCAGGCAAGACAAACTTTATCCGTATACTGCGGTTCTTCCGGGATATTGCCCGACATGGCCTCGGGAATGCCATCTCTCTCCAGGGTGGAGCTGAGTATATCCAAAACACGAGGATTCCGAGCGATCTGCCGACCAGGCTTGGGATCGTCTTTGAGAATGACCTTGGAGTCTTCAGGGGCGTGCGGGATACTAACGGGAACCGGCATATCCTCACCTTCAACGGGATCGACTATACGTTCTCACTTGGCACCCATGAAGGGGGGTATCATATTCTCGATGACCGGCTCCATATCTGGTGTTCGTGCCGGCCTGAAGAAGGGGAGGGGGAGAGCCGGGCAGGGGAGCTTGTTATCACCCATACCTCAGACGGCGTCTTCTATGAGCTGAATACAGCAGATGATATACGGATTGATATCTCCGAGATCATCCCGCCGTATCTCCAGAGCAATACGCCAAAGGAGGGGACGCTCCTCATCGAGAACCCGCTGATGATCCCGCTGCCGGGTTTCCAGCGGTTCTTCGCAGATATTGCCATCTATGATTTCGATCCCAGGACCCCGAGAAAGGCAATCCCCCTTGCCGGGAGGAGCGATCTCGAGGAGGACGGGTCAAACCTCACCCTTGTCCTGAAGACTATCCTGGCTGATCCAGAGAAGAAGAGGCGGTTTTCAAACCTGATGCAGGATCTTCTGCCATTTGTCCGGGATGTCGATGTTCGGAAGTTCATGGATTCGTCAATCTACTTCACGGTGACCGAGCGGTACGGGGATGACCAGACACTGCCGTCCTCGGTGATTTCTGACGGAACCGTGAATGTGATCAATTTGATCTGTGCCCTCTACTTTGATGAAAGGCCGTTCATCGTCATCGAGGAGCCGGAGAAGAATATCCATCCCTACCTGATCGGAAAGGTGGTCTCGATGTTTGCCGATGCCGCCCGGAATAAGCAGATCCTGATCACAACCCACAATCCCGGGGTTGTGCGGCATGCAGATATTGAGGATATCCTCCTCATCTCACGGGATGCTGACGGGTTCTCGGTGATTTCAAAGCCTGCATACCGCGAGGAGGTCAGGACGTTCCTGAAGAACGAGGTGGGGTTGGAGGAGCTGTATATCCAGAACCTGCTTGGGCTGTGA
- a CDS encoding AAA family ATPase — MYSAGSSTIMSRHFRCHDKPLLRDPEILECDYVPDQVLFRDAELEEMAFHIRPGLHGQRPTSILCRGLPATGKTTCIHHLFTEIRQVSTNLVPVYVNCQRSRTAYAVYSLIYLELVGHAPPSSGIPLRRLMDAVAKALLSKNVVLLVCLDDIHHLIHEKTAGQVISSILRMYLDYPGCRASLILVESDLTLDIRQTLDRSVISSLLAEEVFFAPYSPEQVQGILKERVRRAVYPGVLPLEILDLITDKTIEAGDLRVGIDLLKRSVLRAERAAHITVTEEDVSAAYGDASATHLRGLVSLLTEKERRLLLVITTMIEEGERAEQERREETKTREEKERGEMGRLGKEDKKSSAKETSGRANKGTEYDESMPPTSGRVYARLLRVMAGEPLSGPRAEPSSADASAVGEPGPGYGSNTATPAATCSTTHTGSGPGSTHVSGHGGGHGGGPSSSANGSASFSYSSFYEHLHTLANYSLITITVRQAKGRTSEITLRHPARKMRQIYEEVWGKVEGGRIERRRRREGEVG, encoded by the coding sequence ATGTATTCAGCAGGCAGTTCAACGATCATGTCACGCCACTTCAGATGCCACGACAAGCCGCTTCTCAGGGATCCGGAGATCCTCGAATGCGATTACGTGCCAGACCAGGTGCTCTTCCGTGATGCAGAGCTTGAGGAGATGGCATTCCATATCAGGCCCGGCCTCCATGGCCAGCGGCCGACGAGTATTCTCTGCCGGGGCCTGCCTGCCACTGGCAAGACGACCTGCATCCACCATCTCTTCACCGAGATCAGGCAGGTCAGCACGAACCTCGTTCCGGTGTATGTGAACTGCCAGCGGAGCAGAACAGCATATGCGGTCTATTCATTGATCTACCTGGAGCTGGTCGGCCATGCTCCCCCGAGTTCGGGCATCCCCCTCAGGCGCCTGATGGATGCCGTTGCAAAGGCACTTCTCTCAAAGAACGTCGTTCTGCTGGTCTGCCTTGACGATATCCACCACCTGATCCATGAGAAGACCGCGGGCCAGGTCATCTCCTCGATCCTCAGGATGTATCTCGATTATCCCGGGTGCCGTGCCTCCCTGATCCTGGTCGAGAGCGATCTCACACTTGATATCCGGCAGACGCTCGATCGATCGGTTATCTCAAGCCTCCTTGCAGAAGAGGTCTTCTTTGCCCCCTACTCCCCGGAACAGGTACAGGGCATCCTGAAGGAGCGGGTCAGAAGAGCGGTCTATCCGGGTGTTCTTCCCCTTGAGATCCTCGACCTGATCACCGATAAGACCATAGAGGCAGGCGATCTCCGTGTCGGCATCGACCTCCTCAAGCGCTCAGTACTCAGGGCCGAACGGGCGGCGCACATCACCGTCACCGAAGAGGATGTCAGCGCCGCCTATGGGGACGCCAGCGCAACGCACCTCCGGGGCCTCGTCTCGCTCCTCACCGAAAAGGAGCGCCGGCTCCTCCTGGTCATCACCACCATGATCGAGGAGGGCGAACGAGCAGAACAGGAGAGACGGGAGGAGACGAAGACGCGGGAGGAGAAGGAGAGAGGGGAGATGGGGAGGCTGGGTAAAGAAGACAAAAAGAGTAGTGCTAAAGAGACGTCTGGACGGGCGAATAAAGGGACAGAATATGATGAGTCCATGCCCCCGACTTCCGGGAGGGTCTACGCCCGCCTCCTGAGGGTGATGGCAGGGGAGCCTCTCTCTGGGCCCCGGGCAGAACCATCATCAGCAGATGCATCTGCCGTGGGCGAACCGGGCCCTGGCTATGGTTCCAACACCGCCACCCCCGCTGCCACCTGCTCCACCACCCACACCGGCAGCGGTCCCGGTAGCACCCATGTGAGCGGCCATGGGGGCGGCCATGGGGGCGGCCCAAGTAGTAGCGCAAACGGCAGTGCTTCCTTCTCCTATTCGTCCTTCTATGAGCATCTCCACACCCTCGCCAACTACTCACTCATCACTATCACGGTCAGGCAGGCGAAAGGCCGGACAAGCGAGATCACCCTCCGGCACCCGGCCCGGAAGATGAGGCAGATCTATGAGGAGGTATGGGGGAAGGTAGAGGGGGGTAGGATAGAGAGGAGAAGGAGAAGGGAAGGGGAGGTAGGATAG
- a CDS encoding DUF7557 family protein — protein MQTATSIYIRNDLKDQLKSLKKHPKESYNDVIERLLTLAIDEEPLSEEAIIGLEEALEEIKAGMFISESGIMKKYGVQ, from the coding sequence ATGCAGACAGCGACCTCCATATACATCAGAAATGACCTGAAGGATCAGCTGAAATCCCTCAAAAAGCATCCGAAGGAGTCATATAATGATGTTATCGAGCGCCTGCTCACCCTTGCCATTGATGAGGAGCCACTCAGTGAGGAGGCAATCATTGGCCTTGAAGAAGCTCTTGAAGAGATCAAGGCAGGGATGTTCATCTCCGAATCCGGGATCATGAAGAAATATGGAGTTCAGTGA
- a CDS encoding manganese efflux pump MntP family protein, with product MNEITLFLIAVALALDSCAVSIVAGATIQEKIWYYGLRAAVIFGLFQGGMPVAGYLIGEAGSGLIDPYGYLVAFLLLLLIGGKMCYESLWGDGSEPGASITSFSTVVVLAIATSIDALAAGVTFAVLQIPILHAAVVIGVVTTAASLAGIWGGRTFGPYLGKRVELVGGLILIGIGLNILFEGLAAGA from the coding sequence GTGAATGAGATCACCCTCTTCCTGATTGCTGTTGCCCTTGCCCTCGACTCCTGTGCGGTATCGATTGTTGCCGGTGCCACGATACAGGAGAAGATCTGGTACTATGGTCTCCGGGCGGCAGTGATCTTCGGGCTCTTCCAGGGAGGGATGCCGGTTGCCGGATACCTGATAGGCGAGGCTGGCAGCGGGCTTATCGATCCCTATGGCTACCTGGTTGCGTTTCTGCTCCTTCTTCTGATCGGGGGGAAGATGTGTTATGAGTCGTTGTGGGGTGATGGGAGCGAGCCAGGTGCTTCGATCACCTCGTTTTCGACGGTTGTTGTACTTGCCATAGCAACAAGTATCGATGCGCTTGCAGCGGGGGTGACGTTTGCGGTGCTCCAGATCCCGATTCTGCATGCCGCAGTCGTCATCGGGGTCGTGACAACAGCTGCATCACTTGCCGGGATCTGGGGCGGCAGAACCTTTGGCCCATACCTTGGGAAGAGAGTGGAGCTCGTTGGCGGGCTGATCCTGATCGGGATAGGCCTGAATATCCTGTTCGAAGGCCTGGCTGCCGGAGCCTGA
- a CDS encoding DUF365 domain-containing protein, whose protein sequence is MRTDETTLTGVTNATSVTGVTFPVPKQYMHRFFSGGKTVFVKPATVFKELRRGMRLVFYQSHEDTGYVGEATIRRILIAADPLTFYDTYGDAVFLTRDEMVAYLENQERWKAVRVRKGKENENGSENENVNGSENKSRKRDWMALELEDIRAYRTVQKPERFVPVGGQYLRD, encoded by the coding sequence ATGAGGACCGACGAAACGACCCTCACCGGCGTCACCAACGCCACCAGCGTTACCGGCGTCACCTTCCCCGTCCCGAAACAGTATATGCACCGGTTCTTCTCCGGGGGGAAGACCGTCTTTGTGAAACCGGCGACTGTCTTCAAGGAGCTGCGGCGGGGGATGCGGCTCGTCTTCTACCAGTCGCACGAAGATACCGGGTATGTGGGGGAGGCGACGATCAGGCGGATACTGATCGCAGCAGATCCCCTCACCTTCTATGACACCTATGGCGACGCCGTCTTTCTCACACGGGATGAGATGGTCGCGTATCTGGAGAACCAGGAGCGGTGGAAGGCCGTCCGGGTCAGGAAGGGGAAGGAAAATGAGAATGGAAGTGAGAATGAGAATGTGAATGGGAGTGAGAATAAGAGCCGGAAGCGGGACTGGATGGCACTCGAGCTTGAGGATATCCGGGCGTATAGGACGGTGCAGAAGCCGGAGCGGTTTGTGCCGGTTGGGGGACAATATCTAAGGGATTAA
- a CDS encoding DOMON domain-containing protein, translating to MKQLALLFSLLCLFVFLCGCAEAPPPGDQVVPEQPVTEDWVPDGTVGEGEYHYSQQLSDSMTIHWRTTETTLQMALVGRAEGWVGIGFGTGRMASGIDYIVGYVDGDAVVRDMYSESPRCPIVADTDLGGRDDIIRSGGSQRDGITTIEFERPLDTGDPYDHVLEAGEAIPIIWALSDTHDIGVRHRERGTATITLREV from the coding sequence ATGAAGCAGTTGGCTCTACTCTTCTCTCTACTCTGTCTCTTTGTATTTCTCTGTGGCTGTGCTGAAGCACCACCGCCAGGGGATCAGGTCGTTCCCGAACAACCCGTCACAGAAGACTGGGTTCCAGATGGTACTGTGGGTGAAGGCGAGTATCACTACTCTCAGCAGCTCTCAGACAGCATGACAATTCACTGGAGAACCACCGAAACCACCCTTCAGATGGCGCTTGTCGGCAGGGCTGAAGGCTGGGTCGGCATCGGATTTGGCACCGGTCGCATGGCTTCCGGAATCGATTATATCGTCGGGTACGTCGATGGGGATGCAGTCGTCAGGGACATGTACAGCGAGAGTCCGCGGTGCCCGATAGTTGCGGATACCGACCTTGGTGGAAGAGATGATATCATCAGATCAGGCGGAAGCCAGCGTGATGGTATAACCACAATCGAGTTCGAACGCCCCCTGGATACCGGGGACCCCTATGATCATGTTCTTGAGGCGGGTGAGGCAATCCCAATCATCTGGGCACTCTCAGACACACATGATATCGGGGTCAGGCACCGGGAACGTGGCACTGCCACCATAACACTTCGGGAGGTCTAG
- a CDS encoding RNA-guided endonuclease InsQ/TnpB family protein: protein MQFTRRIRIYPTEEQAAVLWDLSDINRRLYNRALNERRDAYATGTKGVTYIKQQNDLPELKKEWPELKKVNAKVLQMTLKTLDANYRSFFELIKVDPDAKPPGFKGRKYFTTMKHNQSGFKIDTDSIKLSHKLPGGVDLIFAIPEHEFGVVKQVEVFQDGKEKWYLAVVEVVVPPTPVDNGQYQAWDLGVIKQTAVNSQGKFIEVQNIRPDRYWNKKIDTVQSKRDHCKKIKGKQPSRRWKRYNAVKRKMEKKKSNQLKDFQHKVSKKLVENTKATTIIIGDLSVKKMPRSKTATKLMNRSTQGTGYLARFAGFLTYKAILAGKQVIEIGEEYTSKTCCCCGKIHPEMTVKDRVMQCDCGSVFDRDRNAAVNIMLRCLSQNALWTGYQEFTGNLRHTGLKIASIPGHSQEAPCASGG from the coding sequence ATGCAGTTCACAAGGAGGATTAGGATCTACCCCACGGAAGAGCAGGCAGCCGTCCTGTGGGATCTGTCCGATATCAACCGGAGACTGTACAATAGGGCGCTCAACGAACGGCGTGATGCCTACGCTACCGGAACCAAAGGCGTGACCTACATCAAACAGCAGAACGATCTTCCGGAACTCAAGAAAGAGTGGCCGGAACTGAAGAAGGTCAACGCGAAAGTCCTGCAGATGACGCTCAAGACGCTGGATGCCAACTACCGGTCGTTCTTCGAGTTGATCAAGGTTGATCCCGATGCAAAACCCCCGGGATTCAAAGGGCGGAAGTATTTCACCACTATGAAGCACAACCAGTCGGGGTTCAAGATCGACACAGACTCAATCAAACTGTCGCACAAGCTGCCGGGAGGGGTAGATCTGATCTTTGCCATCCCGGAACATGAGTTTGGGGTTGTCAAGCAGGTTGAGGTATTCCAGGATGGCAAGGAGAAATGGTATCTTGCCGTGGTTGAAGTGGTCGTTCCCCCGACGCCCGTTGACAACGGCCAGTATCAGGCATGGGATCTCGGAGTAATAAAGCAGACCGCCGTCAACAGTCAGGGGAAGTTCATTGAAGTCCAGAACATCCGCCCGGATCGGTACTGGAACAAGAAGATTGATACCGTGCAGTCCAAGCGGGATCACTGCAAGAAGATCAAGGGGAAACAACCAAGCCGGAGGTGGAAACGCTACAACGCCGTCAAGCGAAAGATGGAGAAGAAAAAGAGCAACCAGCTCAAGGACTTCCAGCACAAGGTAAGCAAGAAACTCGTTGAGAATACCAAGGCCACAACGATCATTATCGGCGATCTCTCGGTGAAGAAGATGCCGAGGTCCAAGACAGCAACGAAACTGATGAACAGGTCAACGCAAGGAACCGGATACCTTGCACGTTTTGCCGGATTTCTGACCTACAAGGCGATCCTTGCAGGTAAACAGGTAATAGAGATCGGCGAAGAGTACACGAGCAAGACGTGCTGCTGCTGTGGAAAAATCCACCCAGAGATGACCGTCAAAGATCGTGTTATGCAGTGTGATTGTGGTAGCGTGTTCGACCGCGACAGAAACGCTGCGGTCAATATTATGCTACGCTGCCTATCACAAAATGCCCTGTGGACGGGCTACCAGGAGTTTACCGGTAATCTGCGACATACAGGTCTGAAGATCGCATCGATCCCCGGACACTCGCAGGAAGCCCCCTGCGCAAGCGGGGGGTAG
- a CDS encoding DUF488 family protein: MSIDQVVRQFGDKTERELIEYIYSQYPETTIFSEIEKRQPYERDETGVVTIGYEGKSIDRFLSVLIDSKVGKVIDVRRNAFSMKYGFSKKQISNYLEHMGITYLHMPELGIQSTRRQNLTDEGYARLFHEYNQELGEKAACLNTIKTIAEDEKVALLCFEAKASDCHRGVIAERFREEGLEVVDL; encoded by the coding sequence ATGTCAATCGATCAGGTAGTACGCCAGTTTGGTGATAAAACCGAGCGGGAACTCATTGAGTATATTTATTCACAGTATCCGGAAACCACCATTTTTTCTGAGATAGAGAAGCGGCAACCGTACGAGAGGGATGAAACCGGTGTTGTCACAATCGGATATGAGGGGAAAAGTATTGATCGTTTCCTCTCGGTCCTCATCGATTCAAAAGTCGGAAAAGTAATTGACGTGCGAAGGAATGCGTTCAGTATGAAATATGGTTTCTCAAAGAAGCAGATCTCAAATTATCTTGAACATATGGGAATCACCTACCTCCATATGCCTGAACTTGGCATCCAGAGCACCCGGCGGCAGAACCTCACAGATGAAGGATATGCACGACTCTTCCATGAATATAACCAGGAATTAGGTGAAAAAGCGGCCTGTCTCAATACCATCAAAACCATTGCAGAAGATGAAAAAGTGGCACTGCTCTGCTTTGAGGCAAAGGCATCCGACTGCCACCGGGGAGTTATCGCAGAGCGATTCCGGGAGGAGGGGCTGGAGGTTGTTGACCTGTGA
- a CDS encoding TspO/MBR family protein — protein MESPVKSLRDVALLIGTVLLSLSAGAIGSFATAANVAGWYQTITRPWFTPPDWVFGPAWTTLYILMGISIFLILKVGWERRDVRVATGIFALQLFVNAIWSFLFFGIPSPLLGLICIVILWFLILWMIIAFYRIRPVAAYLNIPYIAWVSFATLLNASIYLLNP, from the coding sequence ATGGAATCTCCAGTGAAATCCCTCCGTGACGTTGCGCTCCTTATCGGGACGGTGCTGCTGTCTCTTTCTGCAGGTGCAATCGGTAGTTTTGCGACTGCTGCAAATGTCGCAGGCTGGTACCAGACGATTACACGGCCCTGGTTTACTCCTCCCGACTGGGTTTTTGGGCCTGCCTGGACGACGTTGTATATCCTGATGGGTATCTCGATCTTTCTGATCCTCAAAGTCGGATGGGAACGGCGGGATGTCAGGGTCGCAACAGGCATATTCGCCCTTCAGCTCTTTGTGAACGCGATCTGGTCGTTCCTCTTCTTCGGGATACCGTCTCCGCTCCTTGGGCTCATCTGTATCGTGATTTTGTGGTTTTTGATCCTCTGGATGATCATTGCCTTCTACCGGATCAGGCCGGTTGCCGCGTACCTGAATATCCCCTATATCGCATGGGTCAGTTTTGCAACGCTGTTGAATGCATCCATCTACCTGCTGAACCCCTGA
- a CDS encoding type II toxin-antitoxin system RelE family toxin: MEFSDPVVTYTIRYTPRADRDLEKLPKETARMVVRRISEIKNAPYLSIKKLKASNPQHPVYSLRIRRDIRALVSIHDDIVIIHVLEVESRKRSYRDF; the protein is encoded by the coding sequence ATGGAGTTCAGTGATCCTGTGGTTACCTATACTATCAGGTATACCCCTCGTGCAGATCGGGATCTTGAAAAATTACCAAAAGAAACTGCCCGGATGGTTGTTCGCAGGATTTCTGAGATTAAAAATGCCCCCTATCTCTCGATTAAGAAGCTGAAGGCATCGAACCCACAGCATCCAGTCTATTCTCTCAGGATACGGCGCGATATCAGGGCTCTTGTATCCATTCATGATGATATTGTAATTATACATGTTCTCGAAGTCGAGTCCCGGAAACGATCATATCGCGACTTTTGA
- a CDS encoding HEAT repeat domain-containing protein, giving the protein MAFFDILRPNIEKLHDKKDIRGLVRAVEHSDEEIRSGARSALLDLMPGSCEGIVALAVDPDTLVRSGAVRILETTGEVAVSPLLEFFARGTDEQSGYAALALVSIGEAAAMPLLERFPLLQGEQIESGITILVGIGTPALPHLREGLLMPSHIQRRGAALALQHLDAEPADDRERAARLAATGEWKEVAACGKEAVPVLAHLLGDDYHVQRVNAARTLGQIGDPATLMDLVGALSDPDARVRGAAVHALGGIGDTGAVPHLVSALRDTDHYVRMEAASALDRLEWYPENDACRVRYFIASRQWEKAAAIGEPAVGPLIEILKDEDHMVRKELSGAIRSLGELSVRPLEEALNHPDLSIRNVAGEILVSLGQTDLVYRSLLPKQDESARREEE; this is encoded by the coding sequence ATGGCTTTCTTCGATATATTGCGGCCAAATATTGAGAAGTTACATGATAAGAAAGATATCCGGGGGCTGGTCAGGGCAGTTGAACATTCCGATGAGGAGATCCGTTCTGGTGCACGGTCAGCCCTCCTTGACCTGATGCCGGGATCATGTGAGGGGATTGTAGCGCTTGCAGTTGACCCGGATACGCTGGTGCGTTCAGGTGCAGTCCGGATTCTGGAGACGACAGGAGAGGTTGCCGTCTCCCCCCTGCTTGAGTTTTTTGCAAGAGGTACTGACGAGCAGTCCGGGTATGCTGCTCTTGCACTTGTTTCGATTGGGGAGGCAGCTGCCATGCCGCTTCTTGAACGGTTTCCTCTGCTGCAGGGTGAGCAGATCGAGTCCGGGATCACTATCCTGGTTGGGATCGGAACCCCGGCACTACCGCACCTGAGAGAAGGGCTCCTGATGCCATCCCATATCCAGCGCCGGGGAGCAGCACTGGCTCTTCAGCACCTCGATGCCGAGCCGGCAGATGATCGTGAGAGGGCGGCACGGCTGGCTGCAACTGGCGAGTGGAAAGAAGTTGCAGCCTGCGGGAAGGAGGCAGTCCCGGTGCTTGCACACCTGCTTGGTGATGACTACCATGTGCAGCGGGTCAATGCCGCACGGACACTTGGCCAGATCGGGGATCCTGCCACGCTGATGGATCTGGTCGGGGCGCTTTCGGATCCCGATGCCCGTGTCCGGGGGGCGGCAGTTCATGCACTTGGCGGGATTGGCGATACGGGTGCGGTACCGCATCTTGTATCCGCACTCAGAGACACTGACCATTATGTCCGGATGGAGGCGGCATCTGCCCTTGACCGGCTTGAGTGGTACCCGGAGAATGATGCCTGCCGGGTCCGGTACTTCATTGCGTCCCGGCAGTGGGAGAAGGCAGCGGCAATCGGGGAGCCTGCGGTTGGCCCACTGATAGAGATACTCAAGGATGAAGATCATATGGTCAGAAAAGAGCTTTCCGGGGCGATTCGAAGTCTTGGGGAGCTGTCGGTCAGGCCGCTTGAAGAGGCCCTGAACCATCCGGATCTCAGTATCCGCAATGTGGCAGGTGAGATTCTTGTCTCACTTGGCCAGACCGATCTCGTCTACCGATCACTGTTGCCAAAGCAGGATGAGTCCGCTCGCCGGGAAGAGGAGTGA